A genomic window from Prochlorococcus sp. RS04 includes:
- a CDS encoding glycosyltransferase family 4 protein: MTKYQSQKFVKHILFVITRSDDIGGAHIYLRDLAYWLQSRKYKISIIVGGHGKYINHLREIGLNVFPISSLGRQINFSKDIKSIFRLFLLIKNLKPDLISVHSAKTGILIRFLGIFKLIPKCIFTAHGWSFAEGVGKLSFFYRLLETFFAYVPQKIITVCKSDYNLALNFRICSKEKLIYIHNGIKDLNKYNPKFYKQNEPIKLIMTARFENQKDHLTLIKSLSLLKNYNWNLKLLGKGPLQQSIKVKLKDLNISERVEFLGWKNNVADFLENSDIYLLITKWEGFPISILEALRAGLPIIATDVGGISESVKNGENGFLVKKGDHLELKKYLELFFKKPNLIKEFGLKSRKLYCENFKFIKMAEKTEKIYNEVIEND; encoded by the coding sequence ATGACTAAATATCAATCCCAAAAATTTGTTAAACATATTTTATTTGTTATTACACGCTCAGATGATATTGGAGGTGCTCATATTTATTTAAGAGATTTAGCATATTGGCTTCAAAGTAGAAAATATAAGATATCAATTATAGTAGGCGGTCATGGTAAATATATAAATCATCTTAGAGAAATTGGACTTAATGTCTTCCCAATTTCATCTTTAGGACGCCAAATTAATTTTTCAAAAGATATTAAATCTATTTTTAGATTATTTTTATTAATAAAAAATCTTAAACCAGATTTGATTTCAGTTCATTCAGCAAAAACTGGAATTTTAATTAGATTTCTTGGTATTTTCAAATTAATACCAAAATGTATTTTTACTGCCCATGGGTGGTCTTTTGCCGAAGGTGTTGGTAAATTATCCTTTTTCTATAGATTACTAGAGACATTTTTTGCTTATGTTCCCCAGAAAATAATAACAGTTTGCAAATCAGATTATAATCTGGCTTTAAATTTTAGAATATGTTCAAAAGAAAAACTCATTTACATTCATAATGGGATTAAGGATTTAAATAAGTACAACCCAAAATTTTATAAGCAAAATGAACCAATCAAATTAATAATGACGGCAAGATTTGAGAATCAAAAGGATCATCTTACATTAATTAAAAGCCTCTCACTTTTAAAAAACTATAATTGGAATTTAAAGTTATTAGGTAAAGGCCCACTTCAACAATCAATAAAAGTTAAACTTAAGGATCTAAATATTTCGGAAAGAGTAGAATTTTTAGGATGGAAAAATAATGTTGCAGATTTTTTAGAAAATTCGGATATATATTTACTAATTACAAAATGGGAAGGTTTTCCTATAAGCATTTTAGAAGCCTTGAGGGCAGGATTACCAATAATCGCTACAGATGTTGGGGGAATTTCAGAAAGTGTTAAAAATGGAGAAAATGGCTTTTTAGTAAAAAAAGGTGATCATTTGGAATTAAAAAAATATCTTGAATTATTTTTTAAAAAACCAAATCTTATAAAAGAATTCGGATTGAAAAGCAGGAAATTATATTGTGAAAATTTTAAATTTATAAAAATGGCAGAAAAAACTGAGAAAATATACAATGAAGTTATTGAAAATGATTAA
- a CDS encoding sugar transferase, with amino-acid sequence MNNHTRNIPWLKSRKQIILFIFIDFFFLTIVNSIFFKEIFLNNKNGHFETIINYLLYYLAWTCVAYITGRYHFYQTKLLINNFYYYFFIIFCPSFLFVFIIDPFLNIFTSLAITEILKVSRIQLFLNFSIITFFIQLPFRILILNFFNSKKSKWFVLSDKVLFNDLKKWSKNNLKKISFYLIDSENIKNLDLQKTEGLVINELSSFKKNDLNLINQISEKGIEVIDSVNWCEINMQKLPSKLLINNQYLDKNLLSKHNGVELRIKRIGDISLALLISILSLPFVLLALILIKLEDNGPLFYQQERVGKDGKIFKITKLRTMKPNSESNGAEWSKKGDHRVTRIGQILRKTRIDEIPQLISIISGDMSLIGPRPERLFFIKILEKEIPLFSKRTLIRPGLSGWAQVNYPYGASVEDSEIKLSYDLFYIRHFSIFLDFLILFKTIKLVFNLKGSNPGEEI; translated from the coding sequence ATGAATAATCATACTAGAAATATTCCATGGCTTAAATCAAGAAAACAAATAATTTTATTTATATTTATAGACTTTTTTTTCTTGACTATTGTTAATAGTATATTTTTTAAAGAAATATTTTTAAATAACAAAAATGGACATTTTGAAACAATAATAAATTATTTACTTTATTACCTTGCATGGACTTGTGTAGCCTACATCACGGGAAGATATCATTTTTATCAAACCAAATTATTAATAAATAATTTCTACTACTATTTTTTTATAATTTTTTGCCCTTCATTTTTATTTGTGTTTATTATAGATCCCTTTTTAAATATATTTACATCCTTAGCAATAACTGAAATTTTGAAAGTTTCTAGGATCCAATTATTCTTAAATTTTTCTATAATAACTTTTTTTATTCAGCTTCCATTTCGAATCTTAATCCTTAATTTTTTTAATAGTAAAAAAAGTAAATGGTTTGTTTTATCAGATAAAGTACTTTTCAACGATTTAAAAAAATGGAGTAAAAATAACCTTAAGAAAATTAGTTTTTACTTAATAGACTCAGAAAATATTAAAAACCTAGATTTGCAAAAAACAGAAGGGCTCGTGATAAATGAATTGAGTTCTTTTAAAAAAAACGATTTAAATTTAATAAATCAAATATCAGAAAAAGGAATTGAAGTTATTGATTCTGTTAATTGGTGCGAAATAAATATGCAAAAATTGCCTTCCAAATTATTAATTAATAATCAATACCTTGATAAAAATTTACTATCAAAACACAATGGAGTTGAATTAAGAATTAAAAGAATTGGAGATATATCACTTGCTTTATTAATAAGTATTTTAAGCTTACCCTTTGTTTTATTAGCTTTGATTCTTATTAAATTAGAAGATAATGGTCCTCTTTTTTATCAACAAGAAAGAGTTGGGAAGGACGGAAAAATTTTTAAGATTACAAAATTAAGAACAATGAAACCTAACTCAGAATCAAATGGAGCTGAATGGTCAAAAAAAGGTGATCATCGAGTTACAAGAATTGGGCAAATACTACGAAAAACTAGAATCGATGAAATACCTCAGTTAATATCAATTATTTCTGGAGACATGAGTTTAATAGGACCTCGTCCTGAAAGATTATTTTTCATTAAAATTTTAGAAAAAGAAATTCCGTTATTTTCAAAGAGAACTTTAATAAGACCAGGATTAAGTGGCTGGGCACAAGTAAATTATCCTTATGGAGCATCAGTTGAAGATTCTGAAATAAAATTAAGCTATGACTTGTTTTACATAAGACATTTTTCTATTTTTTTAGATTTTCTAATTTTATTTAAGACCATAAAATTAGTATTTAATTTGAAAGGCAGCAATCCTGGTGAGGAAATTTAA
- a CDS encoding SLBB domain-containing protein, producing the protein MPIISKDNTLEKNSTSLTIDYLNRSSGNDYILGPGDNLKLIVSRFYPELTSFFTIDGEGNANIPKLSRVYLDKLTVKEATQLLNEAYKKFVKYPNVEIQIIRYRPVNIFVSGEVENPGNQILTGSLSIQEFITNNSKDSDSSINDNNNLDSFNTQDNYQTNYFPKVFDALRSVGGITQFTDLSNIQIIRKQSISNGGGSKIATVNFENMLLNGDNTGNIRIYDGDIIKVGKSNVTNTEILQKSILSKITSKFANVFVSGRVERPGNIKVSRAGSLSDAIDMAGGTKVLKGPITFIRFENNGSIDKRKFAFNPRKERGSFKNPFLKDGDIIIVGNSFISSTNQVIKEFTSPFIGIFSTYGLIKAISD; encoded by the coding sequence ATGCCAATAATTTCAAAAGATAATACTTTAGAAAAAAATTCAACCTCTTTAACAATAGATTATCTAAATAGGTCGTCGGGGAATGATTATATTCTTGGGCCAGGAGATAATTTAAAACTAATAGTGTCTAGATTCTATCCAGAACTTACATCTTTTTTTACTATAGATGGAGAGGGCAATGCTAATATACCAAAACTCAGTAGAGTCTATTTAGATAAACTAACAGTCAAAGAAGCCACGCAATTATTAAATGAAGCATATAAGAAATTCGTTAAATATCCAAATGTAGAAATACAAATAATTAGATACCGTCCAGTTAATATTTTTGTGTCAGGTGAGGTTGAGAATCCTGGGAATCAAATATTAACTGGCTCTTTATCTATACAAGAATTTATTACCAACAATTCCAAAGATTCAGACTCTTCTATAAATGATAATAATAATTTAGATTCATTTAATACACAAGATAATTATCAAACAAACTATTTCCCTAAAGTATTTGATGCTCTAAGAAGTGTTGGAGGAATTACTCAATTTACAGACTTATCGAATATACAAATTATACGTAAACAAAGTATTTCAAATGGTGGAGGGAGTAAGATTGCGACTGTTAACTTCGAAAATATGTTATTAAATGGAGATAACACAGGAAACATCAGGATATATGATGGAGATATAATAAAAGTTGGCAAGAGTAATGTAACTAATACAGAAATTTTACAGAAATCAATACTATCAAAAATTACATCAAAGTTCGCAAATGTTTTTGTATCAGGAAGAGTTGAAAGGCCTGGGAATATAAAAGTTTCCAGAGCAGGTTCCCTTTCTGATGCAATTGATATGGCTGGCGGAACAAAAGTTTTAAAAGGTCCTATTACCTTTATAAGATTTGAAAATAACGGATCAATTGATAAAAGGAAATTTGCATTTAACCCAAGAAAAGAAAGAGGCTCATTTAAAAATCCTTTCTTAAAAGATGGAGACATAATCATAGTAGGAAACAGTTTCATTTCATCAACAAATCAAGTTATAAAAGAATTCACTAGTCCTTTTATTGGTATTTTCTCCACTTATGGATTAATAAAGGCAATATCAGATTAA